The Brevinematales bacterium genome has a window encoding:
- a CDS encoding J domain-containing protein — translation MASIETLRMAQSVMGLPERFSIRQLKARYRKLMKNTHPDINREGEIDTHLKSVELIDSYRVLLEYCENYPVSIDGKGSETPEDFMGRRFGDDPMWK, via the coding sequence ATGGCGAGTATTGAAACGTTGAGAATGGCGCAGTCGGTGATGGGACTCCCCGAACGGTTTTCGATAAGACAATTAAAAGCGCGTTACCGTAAACTAATGAAAAACACTCATCCTGATATAAACAGGGAAGGGGAGATCGATACCCATTTGAAGTCCGTCGAGCTGATCGATTCATACAGAGTCCTTTTGGAATACTGCGAGAACTATCCCGTTTCGATAGACGGAAAAGGTTCGGAGACGCCGGAGGATTTCATGGGAAGGCGTTTCGGCGACGACCCGATGTGGAAATGA
- a CDS encoding S-adenosylmethionine decarboxylase, giving the protein MARDDYKRTIINGVKYYGKHLMLTAIACNENLPSIEKISQFIREMIPKIDMVPFGDLLIARFGEGKEVGISAVQLIITSAITIHTNDTARDMYLDVFSCKWFDDAKVEEMVKEYFSPEQIHSANILRK; this is encoded by the coding sequence ATGGCAAGAGACGATTATAAGCGCACGATAATTAATGGCGTGAAGTATTATGGAAAGCATCTTATGCTAACCGCCATCGCGTGTAACGAAAATCTCCCTAGCATCGAAAAAATTTCCCAGTTCATCAGGGAAATGATTCCTAAGATCGACATGGTTCCCTTCGGCGACCTGCTGATAGCGCGTTTCGGTGAGGGGAAAGAGGTCGGAATATCCGCCGTGCAGTTAATTATCACGAGCGCGATCACGATTCACACGAACGATACAGCGCGGGATATGTATCTCGACGTGTTCAGCTGCAAATGGTTCGATGACGCGAAGGTGGAGGAAATGGTGAAAGAATACTTTTCCCCCGAGCAGATCCATTCGGCGAACATTCTTAGAAAATAA